The nucleotide window TTAGATCTATAGATTATTTGAATTTTAAGTCTCCTTTTCGAAGGGCTTTTTTGAAGTTAATAAAGCTATAAAGTGCATGTCATATAGAGAAAATTTACTTcacatttaagatttttttttctgttattatcggGATCATTATTCCCTGAATCTCAATTAAAGAATTACATTTTATTTGAAGATAATAGCCTTTGTAACCACAAAGATAATTCAAGTGATCGTAAAAGGTAGAAAGATGGGATTTCATGACTGCTCTTAATGGTAGCACATACAATTAGGGTAATTTTCCCCTTGAGTAGACCATTTAAAGCTAATTTTCGTCCCAACATCATAACGGGACACATTGCAAgcaaagaaccccccccccccccccccccccccccccccccccccccccccccaagcgttTATTTCCACCACTGACCTGTAACGCCTGGGGTTCAGGTGGCGGAAGGCGTGTTCCAAGACATCAAGATGACGTGGTGGATCCTGCTGGCCGGCTTTGGCGTGGCGATGGTGGTGTCGTTCATCTGGATCCTGCTCCTGCGCTTCATCTCGGCTATCATGATCTGGTTCTCACTGGTTGCCTTCATCGGCCTCTCTGGATTTGGtgagtggatttgtgtgtgtgtgtgtgtttgtgtgtgtgtgtgtgtgtgtgtgtgtgtgtgtgtgtgtgtgtgtgtgtgtgtgtgtgtgtgtgtgtgtgtgtgtgtgtgtgtgtgtgtgtgtgtctgtgtgtgcgtgtgtgtgtgtgtgtgtgtgtgtgtgtgtgtgtgtgtgtgtgtgtgtgtgtgtgtgtgtgtgtgtgtgtgtgtgtgtgtgtgtgtatgtatgtgtgtgtgtgtgtgtgtttgtaatgatgatgtaattatGTTAATCATTTTGTCAGCATGATGGTCCtggggctgattttttttttttttttttttttttttttacccaatctgcaaggatggcaagaatacgtgccatgcccactgtaatataaatttatttatcatatttacacatagatggctctacaagtgcttaatcaccaaggagttggttattagtcctattttgcctgtttacccttttccttgacttttggaaagtgtcttttgtattatttcattgtcttaaatgttaacaagatttgaataacaatttaataaacaTTACATCAATTACagtaataccaatattgatatcaattacattaaaaagaaaaacacattttcccaccaattcaggAACTCAGGACCAgccactagggcctactgatagactccttgccagctgagcacacatggagccatctgtatgcaacaaaattcacagaaaactaccagggacagaacataaatccatggtggttgggttaataagACCTGAGCTCTAGTTATGTAGTGTGATTTCTTTACAGTTATAATTTGAGTCTAGCTTGAAAAGTGGTCATTTTAGGGTAACCTCTACTTCACTGTTCATActattatacatttttaaaattcatttttaAATTCCAGGTGCATACTACACACTGAACAAGTACCTGACTCTGCGCAACATTGACAACTCTACCATGACGAAGGCGGAATTCGAGTTCACCACAGAGTTGAGCAAATACGCAGAGTTGGAGACCACGTGGCTCATTCTGttcatcatcacagtcaccatATTCCTAGTGTGTTTGTTGGTGCTGATCTTCCTGCGCAAACGGATCAACATTGCCATTGCTCTGATTGGACAAGCCAGCAAGTTAGTGTCtttttacatttatgtgtgtgctttgtgtggtGCCTATGGTTGTCTTATGTTTATGGTACTGTGGAAGTATATTAAGACAGACACTGtgacatatatacaaagaagtgAGACAGTCccgtaaaattatgataatgacagatgATAATGAACTGTGCTGTACTGTACTCATTAACATTAAGTGGAAATGATCCATTATAGCTATTTTATTTCTAATAAAGTCctctacatgttatatatatatatacatatttgcaagtgcaaatatatattatatacctttaTTCTATATAtggtatgaatgcatgcatatatatatatatatatatatatatatatatatatatatatatatatatatatatgtgtgtgtgtgtgtgtgtgtgagtgtgtgtgtatatatatatatatacatacatatacatatacatacatatatatacagatatatacatacatagatacatcgatacatacatacgtacatatacatacgtacatatacatacgtacatatacagagGTACATATACagaggtacatatacatacatatacatacatatacatacatatacatacatacacatacatacacatacatacacatacatacacatacatacacatacatacacatacatacacatacatacatacacatacatacacatacatagatacatagatacatacaaacagacaaacatacaaacatacaaacatacaaacatacaaacatacaaacatacaaacatacaaacatacatacatacatacatacatacatacatacatacatacatacatacatacatacatacatacatacatacacacatacacacatacacacatacacacacacacacacacacacacacacacacacacacacacacacacatacacacacatacacatacacacacacacacacacacatacacacacatacacacacatacacatacacatacacatacatatacatatacatatacatatacatatatatatatatatatatattcatgtatgcattcataccatgtgtgtgtgtgtgtgtgtgtgtgtgtgtgtgtgtgtgtgtatgtatgtatgtatgtatgtatgtatgtatgtatgtatatatgtatgtatatatgtatgtatgcatgtatatatatatgtgtgtgtgtgtgtgtgtgtgtgtgtgtgtgtgtgtgtgtgtgtgtgtgtgtgtgtgtgtgtgtgtgtgtgtgtgtgtgtgtgtgtgtatgtatggaaacATGCACACTTACATGTAAACATACTGTAAATAAAATGTGTGCATGAAAATTGATATGCCAATGATCTTTGCCTTTCCAGGGCGGTTGGTGACATAATGTCAACCCTCTTTTTCCCTGTTATACCATACATCCTGCAACTTTTCTTCCTGGCCTTCTTCTGTGTGGTGGCTCTGTTCTTATCCTCAGCAGGGAAGGCTGAGTATAGAGTCATGTGCCCAGGCCAAGTTTGCGATGGCTGCCAGGGTGTTAcggtatgtatatctttataggtCCATGTTTGTGTCTCTGACAGTTGAAtatgctgactctctctctgtctgttctctttttctctctctttttctctctctttttctctctctttttctctctctttttctctctctttttctctctctctttctctttctctttctctttctctctctctctctctctctctctctctctctctctctctctctctctctctctctctctctctctctctctctctctctctctctctctctctctctctctctctctctctctctctctctctctctctctctctctctctctctctctctctctctctctctctctctctctctctctctctctctctctctctctctccccctgtctgtctctgtctctctctgtctctctctctctctctctctctctctctctctctctctctctctctctctctctctctctctctctctctctctctctctctctctctctctctctctctttattccttccttccttccttccttccttccttccttctccccctttctctttcaaaccaaataaacaaatgagagTATATCTTGAGTACTGTTAAATCCAATATATCACACACGAGATTGTTCATGTCACTGCTTGCTTTATTTTTCAGGAAAATGCCACATGTAATTTTGAAACCTTTGATAATTCTTCTTGTCCTGGAGCGATGTGCCAGTTCTATGACTATTATGTTGATCCTAACATACCTCGCCTTCACGTAAGTATTCTCTTTGTTGTAGAAgttatattaataagaaaaaaaagtttattacatctgtatatataagaaagGGTACTGTCATATGCTATTACTTATTTTTTGATGATCTGTTtttggtatgtatatattctgtagtTGGGAAAGAGTAAAGTTCCTCTCGTGAAAGGGATAAGGAATTTTAGTGATTACCATAGTtgttttgttgtgattattttcaactatatctgtgttttgtttattggttacttaactttttaatttttgttCTGATAGATCTACAATGTGTTTGGGCTGTTTTGGTCGTTGTTCTTTATTTCTGCCTTTGGAGAAATGGTGCTGGCTGGAGCCTTTGCCTCATGGTACTGGGCTTTTGACAAATCAAAGGATGTGCCTTCATTGCCAGTAACTTACAGCTTCGGAAGGACTCTAAGGTACGCACTGTGATGATGGGATTGTTCATTATCTAACAAACTGCAAAAAATTTAAAGATGAAAACTATTAAAGATTAAAAACTGGGATAGAGGCTTCTTAGTGATTGATTTATGTTTTAATAAATTGGAAAATTAGTACTACATTGGGCTTTGCTGGAATAGCCTACGATATGTGTCAGCCTAATGTTTGATCTACAAAAACAGAGGGAATTGAAATCTGTCATGTGATTCAACATTTTGTGTATTGTTTGTTTtaacatttgtttttcattttcaggTACCACATCGGAACTCTTGCCTTCGGTTCActaatcattgccattgtcagaATGATAAGAGTCATTTTGGAGTACATTGACTACAAAGTAAAGCAGCAAACAGACAGTAAGATTGTGCGATGCCTTCTCTGTTGCTGCCGATGCTGTCTTTGGTGCTTGGAGAAGTTCCTCAAGTTCATCAATAGGTATGAGTTATTTATATAGTTAAATAGTTGGCaagctttttttttaatcttttgtcATATATCTAGCATAGACTGTCAagttatatatccatctgtctgtgtgtcggtcCATCCTTCCATTCATTCAACTAGGAATATatccaataaaatgaaaattgaatatgCTGACTCTTCATTTTAATATTCatatgatttttctctcttttcaggaATGCCTATGTATATTGTGCCATTTATGGAAAGAATTTCTGTGTCTCAGCAAAGAatgctttctctcttattatgaGAAATATTGCAAGAGTCGTTGTACTGGACAAGGTAAGATCACAATTCCCAGAAACTTTGGTCAATATTACAGGGTTGGCATTAATCACTTGCTGGGAGTCGGACAATATTAAGCATGGATTGTAAATTTTAGCATAGGACTCTGGTCTCTTTTTCTGGGGATGAAAGAGTCTGGGCAGATTGGCAGCTGTTTATATCATGTCAATTTTGATATTCCCACCCGGCAGAAAGGGTTGAGATATCATGATGGTTTTAACCCATTCGTGACAGGTAAAGTTTGGCGAATGGATTGCATTAGCACTTGCTGCTCTGTACCAGGGCTGTTGTCTGTCAACCCAGCCACCAGCATGAAAAGGTTACAGCATAACATAACCTAACACATAGAATTAAAGGGGTTTAGTAGGGAAgattatctcttttccttcagTGAATATGCCATACTTACCTGGAAGAGAACTACTTACTTCAATTATTTAAATATGTCAGTTGCAATATTAGGTCTCTTAGTGTGTGTTCAGAAACTTCTAACCCATTGGTGTTAGGCAATTGAACTGTCCACTACAGGATTGTTTTGTCAATTTtgtgtacacatagatggctctgcaagtatttagtcaccaagaagtcaattagttGGCCTATCTGACCTCACCTTATATCTCCGTCCCTTGAAGTTTTGTAttgtaaagttgttttttttaatgctattcaTATAATttctgtcattgtaattattattgagaCTGGAAGTATTATGATttaattatcaatactaatagcagctagaagtaagaaataaaaatctcttcaaaattaaggaaaagggtaaacacagGTGAGATTAGGtgggactagtaattgtggagcTAAAATCACATGTCCACACCAGCCCGCCATCTGTGGgttattagcttttttttttaccagcgcGTCTTACTGGTAAGGCCATAATTTCCTTAGCATATAGATCTTTCATGTTATGTGCAAAGtacttgctattttttttcttgcattgtcTATAGTAGACCAGATAATTGATATGAAAATGGGAATATACATCAAATCAAGCTTCACCCTATTCACTTTTTCTACTAGGGAAAGTTTATGAAAGGAAATTGCCAGTATCACAATGACtgattttgtctctttttatcccttccaGGTAACAGACTTCTTACTCTTCATTGGCAAGATGGTGGTTGTTGGTGGAGTTGCTGTAGCCTCTTTCTTCATATTCAGTGGTGAAGTACCTGTCTTCAAGGATCACATTCCAACGATGAATTACTACCTCActcctgtcatcatcatcactatcggcACTTTCTTCATTGCCTCGGCCTTCTTCTCTGTCTATTCCATGGCTGTGGAtaccttattcctctccttcctggaGGACTGTGAGAGAAACGATGGGTCAGCGGAAAAGCCTTATTTCATGAGCAAAGATTTGATGAAGATCttggaaaagaagaacaaatttaaggaggaatgattttttttctctcatttttttaatcTAGTGATATAGTTTTGATTTCTTGACTctgattaaaagatatatatatatatatatatgtatggggatTTTTCTCATAAACAAATGTTTGGAAGACTAAATGTGACTAGTCATTGTAGAAGTGTGTGATTGGACGAAGCAAGGAAGGTATGAAGATGTGCATCTCATTCCTAAGACTtgattgaaatttaaaaaaaaggaaatcttttAGTTATATTTACCTCTCTCTGGATTGCAGGTGTTTGCTATGATTTATAATGTTGGGAGAGAGATGCTCAGTTAATTTTATGATCACAGTTCATGATTTAGGGAAAGGAAACGCGTCTGATGACGGGTTCTGTGAAAGAACCAGAATTTTATCATTAAATGTGAATTACTTGAGTACATAGACTTCTTTTATAGTGATTTAAGAGCCAAGAGGCCAATATCAGGATAATTTGACAATGTGATGACATGTACTGTCATACTGAGCCATTATTATGCGgcagtttttgttattgtaattttagaAGTATACACAGTTGtatatgttttcttattttttgtaataaaatCTTGAATATATTCTTATCCAAGATCtgtttttatattctcttttttgtatCTGGTTCTTAATTATACCTATCTGCCATAGCAaccattataagaataacaaacatTTACAACTTACATGTATCATACTTACATCTCTAAATGAACATCAGCATCATTtgatttttaagatttatttcAGAAAGTGTTCATTTGGGATCATGCACAACAAAACTTGGTTTTCTGGGAACATTACATTCATGTTGCTATGTTTCAGATACATTTCTTGTATCTATTAATATTACAGTTACATGACTATGAATTTTACATGATGTCAAAGTTGTTAAACAGCTACCAGTCTACTTCCACCTTAATGCATGTGTGTAACAATTTCTCACATGATTTACTTCCAAGTAGCTTCAGTAGCAAGAAACAGCTAGTCATTTGGTCCATGTTTGTATTGTGGTTATTGATAAACATCTTTCATAACACAGCTTTGCCTTTTCATAGCCTTATTTTTAACACTGAACAATACCAGTATTTTGACATTTAGGTATTTGGCACTGTTAGTATGTAAAAGAACATTTGAAATACTAACAAACATGTTGACAGTATGttcttagccttttttttttacaataaaacaCAATCACTAGACATGGCTTATAATGCAATCATtgtgaattttaaaaatataaagttCATCTGTTATTTAGCATCATCACTATAAGAACTGAGAgcaaaacagatagacaaaaaaaaactaaaggcaTCTTAGATTAGTAGTTTCATGAAGGCAGACATTTtagaaaagataatttttttgtaGCCCTTATATACCctgtgaaatacatatataccttttttaaTCCTTGACTAGAGGTAGATAAATTGTCCCTTTATCTTGCCTTTTAACACTTTTGCTTATGATAAACAAATTGTTATGAAATTATAAGTTTCATACTGGTATATCACACAATCTATGGATGGTCAACAATTTTGTTAATAGGCTTGTCATAAATAATTTAAGTTGTGTTCACTATTCAGTAAGttgcatataatataatcatacatataatcATGCACATGTAATTAACTGCAATTCAGGAATATGCATTTCTTCTAATTATTGAATAGTTTTAATCAGATAAAGCTAATTAATCTATCTCATTATCATGAGATTCCACTAAATGCTTTAGATATCAGCTGTGAACTTAGTAAGGGTTTATGTAAGCAGAACAAAGGTTTCATAATTATCTGGTACACTTACAGATCActaaattaatattattctccATTCTGTTCCAGAAAGTATTGGTAGATCAcaaaatgataaaactgatggGTGAAAAGTTGATCCAGATCATAATaaatatggaaaggaaaaaatatttttattttggggTGTTAACATGTTTAGTCTTAAGTGTGTCTAAGAAAATTCTTGAATTGTTTATGATAATCTTAATGTTTCATATTTTATCTGTGTGCCTATttgatttatattgtttttgtttatttgggaAATTAATTGTAATATTTTTGTTACTGGAGAATGAGACTGAAAATTAAGAAGAtgcaagaatgaaaatgatgcaGTCATATCATATGTATAGGGTAGAAGACACATAATGACTAATGCAACAATGCAATTTGGGTATAGTACATGTGATAATCCTAACAAGAAgattattagtgataattatgacaacaatggtaaaaaaaagtTGTTGATAACAGAGTTGTTGATACAGATGCCAATTATTTTTCTGCAAGGCAAAAAAATTGTGTATAATTATTGATACAAAGCCTTTTTCTCTGATTGGTTTTGTCTAACTTACCTTAGCTAACACAATCTAACCTACATTCCTAACCTAACCTGGACCAAAAAGAAATGCCCTCAGTGAAATGTACGTGGATCTAGTTGACTGATTAACCCCATTTCAGTCATCGACCTTGAAAATTCAAGGTTGAAGACGAGGGATGTGTAGTGCCACGGGGAATTCAGATTAGCTATTTACTTGAGTTGCAACCATGCAGAAGAGTAGTAATGAAAACCTCAG belongs to Penaeus chinensis breed Huanghai No. 1 chromosome 4, ASM1920278v2, whole genome shotgun sequence and includes:
- the LOC125046878 gene encoding choline transporter-like protein 4 isoform X4 produces the protein MGCLSDPTYEDMDAGDALKYDPEFKGPIKGRSCTDILCLLLFLAFLVGWGVVAGFAATSGDPSRLLYPTDSFGRVCGKDPGLEDKKFLFFFDLTKCASPKVIATGCPTPQVCVEKCPSKNWFYMSETADKKDLICKDTVNKTQMDADKLINEGHCARYYVESDDLARRCIPKNISAVAEQIFDSFAETTHLNKIEKVEYLANAMKYVMRFGHLQEVAEGVFQDIKMTWWILLAGFGVAMVVSFIWILLLRFISAIMIWFSLVAFIGLSGFGAYYTLNKYLTLRNIDNSTMTKAEFEFTTELSKYAELETTWLILFIITVTIFLVCLLVLIFLRKRINIAIALIGQASKAVGDIMSTLFFPVIPYILQLFFLAFFCVVALFLSSAGKAEYRVMCPGQVCDGCQGVTENATCNFETFDNSSCPGAMCQFYDYYVDPNIPRLHIYNVFGLFWSLFFISAFGEMVLAGAFASWYWAFDKSKDVPSLPVTYSFGRTLRYHIGTLAFGSLIIAIVRMIRVILEYIDYKVKQQTDSKIVRCLLCCCRCCLWCLEKFLKFINRNAYVYCAIYGKNFCVSAKNAFSLIMRNIARVVVLDKVTDFLLFIGKMVVVGGVAVASFFIFSGEVPVFKDHIPTMNYYLTPVIIITIGTFFIASAFFSVYSMAVDTLFLSFLEDCERNDGSAEKPYFMSKDLMKILEKKNKFKEE
- the LOC125046878 gene encoding choline transporter-like protein 4 isoform X3, with amino-acid sequence MVADKVSDISSGQYGDALKYDPEFKGPIKGRSCTDILCLLLFLAFLVGWGVVAGFAATSGDPSRLLYPTDSFGRVCGKDPGLEDKKFLFFFDLTKCASPKVIATGCPTPQVCVEKCPSKNWFYMSETADKKDLICKDTVNKTQMDADKLINEGHCARYYVESDDLARRCIPKNISAVAEQIFDSFAETTHLNKIEKVEYLANAMKYVMRFGHLQEVAEGVFQDIKMTWWILLAGFGVAMVVSFIWILLLRFISAIMIWFSLVAFIGLSGFGAYYTLNKYLTLRNIDNSTMTKAEFEFTTELSKYAELETTWLILFIITVTIFLVCLLVLIFLRKRINIAIALIGQASKAVGDIMSTLFFPVIPYILQLFFLAFFCVVALFLSSAGKAEYRVMCPGQVCDGCQGVTENATCNFETFDNSSCPGAMCQFYDYYVDPNIPRLHIYNVFGLFWSLFFISAFGEMVLAGAFASWYWAFDKSKDVPSLPVTYSFGRTLRYHIGTLAFGSLIIAIVRMIRVILEYIDYKVKQQTDSKIVRCLLCCCRCCLWCLEKFLKFINRNAYVYCAIYGKNFCVSAKNAFSLIMRNIARVVVLDKVTDFLLFIGKMVVVGGVAVASFFIFSGEVPVFKDHIPTMNYYLTPVIIITIGTFFIASAFFSVYSMAVDTLFLSFLEDCERNDGSAEKPYFMSKDLMKILEKKNKFKEE
- the LOC125046878 gene encoding choline transporter-like protein 4 isoform X5, which codes for MGRQRRRQHKGDALKYDPEFKGPIKGRSCTDILCLLLFLAFLVGWGVVAGFAATSGDPSRLLYPTDSFGRVCGKDPGLEDKKFLFFFDLTKCASPKVIATGCPTPQVCVEKCPSKNWFYMSETADKKDLICKDTVNKTQMDADKLINEGHCARYYVESDDLARRCIPKNISAVAEQIFDSFAETTHLNKIEKVEYLANAMKYVMRFGHLQEVAEGVFQDIKMTWWILLAGFGVAMVVSFIWILLLRFISAIMIWFSLVAFIGLSGFGAYYTLNKYLTLRNIDNSTMTKAEFEFTTELSKYAELETTWLILFIITVTIFLVCLLVLIFLRKRINIAIALIGQASKAVGDIMSTLFFPVIPYILQLFFLAFFCVVALFLSSAGKAEYRVMCPGQVCDGCQGVTENATCNFETFDNSSCPGAMCQFYDYYVDPNIPRLHIYNVFGLFWSLFFISAFGEMVLAGAFASWYWAFDKSKDVPSLPVTYSFGRTLRYHIGTLAFGSLIIAIVRMIRVILEYIDYKVKQQTDSKIVRCLLCCCRCCLWCLEKFLKFINRNAYVYCAIYGKNFCVSAKNAFSLIMRNIARVVVLDKVTDFLLFIGKMVVVGGVAVASFFIFSGEVPVFKDHIPTMNYYLTPVIIITIGTFFIASAFFSVYSMAVDTLFLSFLEDCERNDGSAEKPYFMSKDLMKILEKKNKFKEE
- the LOC125046878 gene encoding choline transporter-like protein 2 isoform X2; amino-acid sequence: MRGTKGRHANPTRSEHVFVQEPLVRPRDESGHGSRVVSEGDALKYDPEFKGPIKGRSCTDILCLLLFLAFLVGWGVVAGFAATSGDPSRLLYPTDSFGRVCGKDPGLEDKKFLFFFDLTKCASPKVIATGCPTPQVCVEKCPSKNWFYMSETADKKDLICKDTVNKTQMDADKLINEGHCARYYVESDDLAGRCIPKVPDGVIDMDGNMILDDENNPVTGELLAKASKFLAKFYQASEVAEGVFQDIKMTWWILLAGFGVAMVVSFIWILLLRFISAIMIWFSLVAFIGLSGFGAYYTLNKYLTLRNIDNSTMTKAEFEFTTELSKYAELETTWLILFIITVTIFLVCLLVLIFLRKRINIAIALIGQASKAVGDIMSTLFFPVIPYILQLFFLAFFCVVALFLSSAGKAEYRVMCPGQVCDGCQGVTENATCNFETFDNSSCPGAMCQFYDYYVDPNIPRLHIYNVFGLFWSLFFISAFGEMVLAGAFASWYWAFDKSKDVPSLPVTYSFGRTLRYHIGTLAFGSLIIAIVRMIRVILEYIDYKVKQQTDSKIVRCLLCCCRCCLWCLEKFLKFINRNAYVYCAIYGKNFCVSAKNAFSLIMRNIARVVVLDKVTDFLLFIGKMVVVGGVAVASFFIFSGEVPVFKDHIPTMNYYLTPVIIITIGTFFIASAFFSVYSMAVDTLFLSFLEDCERNDGSAEKPYFMSKDLMKILEKKNKFKEE
- the LOC125046878 gene encoding choline transporter-like protein 4 isoform X1; the encoded protein is MRGTKGRHANPTRSEHVFVQEPLVRPRDESGHGSRVVSEGDALKYDPEFKGPIKGRSCTDILCLLLFLAFLVGWGVVAGFAATSGDPSRLLYPTDSFGRVCGKDPGLEDKKFLFFFDLTKCASPKVIATGCPTPQVCVEKCPSKNWFYMSETADKKDLICKDTVNKTQMDADKLINEGHCARYYVESDDLARRCIPKNISAVAEQIFDSFAETTHLNKIEKVEYLANAMKYVMRFGHLQEVAEGVFQDIKMTWWILLAGFGVAMVVSFIWILLLRFISAIMIWFSLVAFIGLSGFGAYYTLNKYLTLRNIDNSTMTKAEFEFTTELSKYAELETTWLILFIITVTIFLVCLLVLIFLRKRINIAIALIGQASKAVGDIMSTLFFPVIPYILQLFFLAFFCVVALFLSSAGKAEYRVMCPGQVCDGCQGVTENATCNFETFDNSSCPGAMCQFYDYYVDPNIPRLHIYNVFGLFWSLFFISAFGEMVLAGAFASWYWAFDKSKDVPSLPVTYSFGRTLRYHIGTLAFGSLIIAIVRMIRVILEYIDYKVKQQTDSKIVRCLLCCCRCCLWCLEKFLKFINRNAYVYCAIYGKNFCVSAKNAFSLIMRNIARVVVLDKVTDFLLFIGKMVVVGGVAVASFFIFSGEVPVFKDHIPTMNYYLTPVIIITIGTFFIASAFFSVYSMAVDTLFLSFLEDCERNDGSAEKPYFMSKDLMKILEKKNKFKEE